The following coding sequences lie in one Maribacter forsetii DSM 18668 genomic window:
- a CDS encoding 5'-methylthioadenosine/adenosylhomocysteine nucleosidase — protein MVIRHYLFFLMLFVICGVKAQRIAIMGAMDEEIELLKGQLESREEIEKNGIIFHTGKLKNKEVVLLKAGIGKVNAAYSTAILTTHFKLKALIFTGVAGGLHPDIQPGDIVIADSLVQYDFGQLQDNEFITWPTRNLIKNTKNPLLLSVDSTLLHISKIVSNTIQLKAFKGRVPKFYVGTIATGDTFVSDAMKAKALYSNFNALATEMEGAAVAQICTMLDLPYIVLRSCSDNANTNAHTDYFKFVEIAAVNSAQMVLALLENTL, from the coding sequence ATGGTTATAAGACATTATCTATTCTTTCTAATGCTATTTGTTATATGTGGTGTAAAAGCCCAACGTATTGCCATTATGGGTGCTATGGACGAAGAAATAGAACTACTAAAGGGGCAATTAGAAAGTAGAGAAGAAATTGAGAAAAACGGAATTATATTCCATACCGGTAAACTTAAAAATAAGGAGGTTGTTCTGTTAAAGGCTGGTATTGGTAAGGTAAATGCAGCATACAGTACGGCAATACTTACTACTCACTTTAAACTTAAAGCGCTTATTTTTACTGGTGTCGCAGGCGGATTGCACCCAGATATACAACCAGGCGATATTGTTATTGCCGATAGTTTGGTTCAATATGATTTTGGGCAATTACAGGATAATGAGTTTATAACTTGGCCAACACGAAATCTTATTAAGAATACTAAAAATCCTTTACTTCTTTCTGTAGATAGCACATTACTTCATATTAGTAAAATAGTCTCTAATACAATTCAATTAAAAGCATTTAAAGGTAGAGTGCCTAAATTCTATGTAGGTACTATTGCTACGGGTGATACTTTTGTAAGCGATGCTATGAAGGCTAAAGCTTTATACTCTAATTTTAATGCGCTTGCCACTGAAATGGAAGGAGCCGCAGTAGCTCAGATTTGCACAATGTTGGATCTACCTTATATTGTATTACGTAGTTGTAGCGATAATGCAAATACCAACGCGCATACAGATTATTTTAAATTTGTTGAAATCGCTGCCGTTAATTCAGCCCAAATGGTTTTGGCTTTACTTGAAAATACGCTCTAA
- a CDS encoding NCS2 family permease, with protein sequence MVDRSTFIRTEILAGISSFLATFYIIIVNPAILSASGMPFSAAVTSTVLVCAFGSIMMGLYAKNPFIIAPGMGLNAFFTYTAVLGLGLSYQAALGAVFWAGILFLISSVLKVRDKIVLAIPHSLRFAIAAGIGLFISFIGFQNAGFIIDDKATLVGLGSLKDPLCLTFLVGLLITAILIAKRVTGAMIIGILLTTILAWPIGRWWGDASLVNYGIPTIVNYSGVFSLPDFSLLFKADLLGSIKYAFLPVIFVFAFTDLFDSLSTFVGLSEASGYKDEDGNPKNLKKSLMVDAVTTIFSGLVGTSSGTAYIESAVGIREGGKTGLTAITAGILFLPFLFFSPLLSIVPSIASSIALVLVGSFMMKPLTKIDWNTADEAIPVFFTMILMPLTYSITTGIIFGFLTYTLLKLFTGKKSEINPVLLIINALSILYLWL encoded by the coding sequence ATGGTAGATAGAAGTACATTTATACGAACTGAAATACTGGCAGGTATCAGTTCATTTCTAGCAACATTTTATATCATCATTGTAAACCCAGCAATTCTTTCTGCTTCTGGAATGCCTTTTTCTGCAGCAGTAACCTCAACGGTTCTTGTTTGTGCCTTTGGTAGTATTATGATGGGGTTATATGCTAAAAATCCATTTATAATTGCACCTGGTATGGGTTTAAATGCTTTCTTTACCTATACTGCCGTACTAGGTTTAGGTTTAAGTTATCAAGCTGCCTTGGGTGCCGTATTCTGGGCAGGTATTTTATTTCTAATCTCAAGTGTTCTTAAAGTCAGGGATAAAATCGTACTAGCCATACCACATTCGCTAAGATTTGCTATTGCCGCCGGTATCGGACTTTTTATTTCTTTTATAGGTTTCCAAAATGCAGGTTTTATTATTGATGATAAAGCTACCTTGGTTGGTCTAGGTTCACTTAAAGATCCTTTGTGTCTCACCTTTTTAGTAGGTCTACTCATTACTGCCATATTAATAGCTAAAAGGGTTACGGGAGCTATGATTATAGGTATACTATTAACTACTATTCTTGCTTGGCCCATTGGTAGATGGTGGGGAGATGCCTCTCTTGTAAACTATGGTATACCCACTATCGTAAATTACTCAGGAGTTTTCTCTTTGCCAGACTTCAGCTTATTATTTAAAGCCGACTTATTAGGATCAATTAAATATGCATTTTTACCCGTAATCTTTGTATTTGCCTTTACAGATTTATTCGATAGTCTTTCTACATTCGTAGGTTTATCAGAAGCATCTGGCTATAAAGATGAAGATGGAAACCCAAAAAATCTTAAAAAATCTTTAATGGTAGACGCGGTTACCACCATATTCTCAGGTTTGGTAGGCACTAGCTCAGGTACTGCATATATAGAATCTGCCGTAGGCATTCGAGAAGGTGGTAAAACGGGACTTACAGCAATAACTGCTGGCATTCTTTTCTTACCGTTTCTATTCTTCTCTCCATTGTTATCCATAGTTCCAAGCATAGCTAGTTCTATTGCATTGGTTTTAGTAGGTTCTTTTATGATGAAACCGTTAACTAAAATTGATTGGAATACGGCAGATGAAGCTATTCCGGTTTTCTTTACCATGATACTAATGCCATTAACGTACAGCATAACCACAGGAATCATTTTTGGCTTTCTAACATATACCTTACTCAAACTCTTTACTGGCAAGAAATCGGAAATAAATCCAGTGTTGTTAATTATAAATGCATTATCAATTCTTTACCTATGGTTATAA
- a CDS encoding outer membrane beta-barrel protein, which yields MKHLIAVCAAILLGSISYGQWQVSASSGYAIGSATMKLGERINASSTENSYGSYGEGTNFQLRGTYFFDDSFGFDLGVGYLNGTDQDVSVVDLPSTEVNAVARARAFGASASVVYKFTNNIYGRFGALLKLGGKTEGVIYQKSVFSEQEAEALGVPNGSYSETNYKEDFHGHFPLGFVGALGYKYDLDSNFSVFAEVEYYGISLKRKDSEISEFNTDVKLPDGTVAVSGFYSIDNLPEGINRNTTYVDELSNTNTDTSKELSQKVPYSSFGLNIGVTYKFAKASKE from the coding sequence ATGAAACATTTAATCGCTGTGTGTGCAGCAATTTTATTAGGCTCTATATCTTACGGACAATGGCAGGTATCTGCAAGTTCTGGATATGCAATTGGTAGCGCAACCATGAAATTAGGAGAACGCATTAATGCTTCTTCAACGGAAAACTCTTATGGAAGTTATGGTGAGGGAACAAATTTTCAACTTAGAGGAACTTATTTCTTTGATGATTCTTTTGGTTTTGATTTAGGTGTGGGGTATTTAAATGGTACGGATCAAGATGTATCTGTGGTAGATTTACCAAGTACAGAAGTAAATGCAGTGGCAAGAGCACGTGCTTTTGGAGCTTCTGCATCTGTAGTATATAAGTTCACCAATAATATATATGGTCGTTTTGGAGCCTTATTAAAATTAGGTGGTAAAACTGAGGGGGTTATCTATCAAAAATCTGTTTTTTCAGAGCAAGAAGCTGAAGCTCTAGGTGTGCCTAATGGTTCTTATTCTGAAACAAACTACAAAGAAGACTTTCATGGACACTTTCCTTTAGGTTTCGTTGGTGCACTTGGATATAAGTATGATCTAGATTCTAATTTTAGTGTTTTTGCAGAAGTGGAGTATTACGGTATTAGTTTAAAGCGTAAAGATTCTGAAATTTCAGAGTTTAATACAGATGTTAAACTTCCTGATGGAACTGTTGCCGTTAGTGGTTTTTATTCTATTGATAATCTACCAGAAGGCATAAATAGAAATACCACCTATGTAGATGAGTTATCCAATACTAATACGGATACGTCAAAAGAATTATCTCAAAAAGTTCCTTATTCTTCATTTGGTTTAAATATTGGTGTTACTTATAAATTTGCAAAAGCAAGTAAGGAGTAA
- a CDS encoding cytochrome-c peroxidase, translating to MKKYVVTLCLMTFIIISCAKDEYIEIPEDEEEVVLVEDESENDTTVEEETLDIVEMDDSILNLPDSPFNYANILLPDFFFDNDVRDEDNTPNNNATTDNGATLGRVLFYDKNLSMNNTVSCASCHIQENGFSDPNALSTGFNGELTSRNSMGLANARFYENGRFFWDERAATLEAQTLVPIQDLVEMGLTLPELEDKLTQQPYYAALFTNAFGDETITSNRVALALSQFIRSMVSYESKFDEGLAQTQDIDDNFPNFTTSENRGKQLFMSNQTRCFDCHATNVFVGDDARNNGLDATITDPGVGGITGNNNELGEFKVPSLRNIALTGPFMHDGRFETLEDVIEHYNSGVQNNPNLDNRLTQGNNVRRLNLSDTDKQALVDFLNTLTDNEFINDEKYASPFIE from the coding sequence ATGAAAAAGTATGTTGTCACTTTATGTCTAATGACATTTATAATCATTTCTTGTGCAAAAGATGAGTATATAGAAATTCCTGAAGATGAGGAAGAAGTAGTTTTGGTTGAAGATGAAAGTGAAAATGATACCACGGTAGAAGAAGAAACATTAGATATTGTGGAGATGGATGATTCCATTCTAAACCTACCTGATTCACCTTTTAATTATGCCAATATTCTTTTACCTGATTTTTTCTTTGACAATGATGTCAGAGATGAGGATAATACTCCTAATAATAATGCTACAACAGATAATGGAGCAACTTTAGGGAGAGTTCTGTTCTATGATAAGAACCTGTCAATGAACAACACCGTTTCTTGTGCTTCTTGCCATATACAAGAAAACGGATTTTCTGATCCCAATGCATTAAGTACAGGGTTTAATGGAGAGTTGACTTCAAGAAATTCTATGGGTTTGGCAAATGCCAGGTTTTATGAGAATGGAAGATTCTTTTGGGATGAAAGAGCCGCAACCCTAGAAGCACAAACCTTAGTACCTATACAGGACTTGGTTGAGATGGGGTTAACATTGCCTGAACTTGAAGATAAACTAACACAACAACCTTATTACGCAGCTTTATTTACAAATGCTTTTGGCGATGAAACAATAACAAGCAATCGCGTAGCATTGGCATTATCACAATTTATAAGATCAATGGTTTCCTACGAATCTAAATTTGATGAAGGACTTGCTCAGACACAAGATATAGATGACAATTTCCCCAATTTCACAACATCTGAAAATAGAGGTAAGCAATTGTTTATGAGTAATCAAACGCGATGTTTTGATTGTCATGCCACCAATGTATTTGTTGGGGATGATGCAAGAAACAATGGGTTGGATGCTACCATAACAGATCCGGGTGTAGGTGGTATAACAGGAAACAACAATGAGTTAGGTGAATTTAAAGTGCCATCATTAAGAAATATAGCCTTAACCGGACCGTTTATGCATGACGGTAGATTTGAAACTTTAGAAGATGTTATTGAACATTATAACAGTGGTGTCCAAAATAATCCTAATCTAGATAATAGATTAACCCAAGGTAATAATGTCCGTCGATTAAACTTGTCTGATACAGATAAACAAGCCTTGGTAGATTTTCTAAATACCTTAACGGATAATGAGTTTATAAACGATGAAAAATATGCCAGTCCGTTTATAGAATAA
- a CDS encoding EF-hand domain-containing protein has protein sequence MKKVIATFILVASITSCNSVKNMDTTKVSNAAQLLGSLSSNSTVQQVASLFSLLDTNNDQAISSSEAIGEVSENFSTLDTDNNSSLNLTELEGILALLK, from the coding sequence ATGAAAAAAGTAATTGCAACATTCATTTTAGTAGCTTCGATAACTAGCTGTAATAGCGTTAAAAATATGGATACCACCAAGGTTTCAAATGCTGCTCAACTATTAGGTTCTTTAAGTTCGAATTCTACAGTTCAACAAGTAGCTAGCTTATTTAGCCTTTTAGATACGAACAACGATCAAGCTATTAGCTCCTCTGAAGCTATTGGTGAAGTTTCTGAAAATTTCAGTACTTTGGATACTGATAATAATTCAAGTCTTAATCTTACGGAATTAGAGGGTATTCTTGCCTTGTTGAAGTAA
- a CDS encoding NADPH-dependent 2,4-dienoyl-CoA reductase, producing the protein MTKYKHIFEPLDLGFTTLKNRILMGSMHTGLEEEKNGIEKIAAYYAERAKGGVGLIVTGGIAPNVQGWTGPFSARMSSKKHAKHHKVITDAVHKEGGKICMQILHAGRYGYHPFAVAPSAIKSPISPFKPFKLNKSGINRTIRDFVNSAKLSKLAGYDGVEIMGSEGYLINQFIAERTNKRTDNYGGSYENRMRLPIELVKQTREAVGQDFIIIYRLSMLDLVEKGSTWQEVVALGKEIEKAGATIINTGIGWHEARIPTIATSVPRAAFTWVTKKMKEELSIPLVTSNRINMPETAEQVLAEGHADMISMARPFLADPEWVNKAKANKSDEINTCIGCNQACLDHVFQRKVASCLVNPRACHETVLNYNPTETKKRIAVVGAGPAGLAASTIAAQRGHDVTLFDGEKEIGGQFNLAKQIPGKEEFYETIRYFNKQLELHNVTVKLNTRVSAEDLKNGNFDEVIVATGIKPRTPKIEGVDHPKVLNYIDVLKLKKPVGKRVAVIGAGGIGFDVSEYLAHEGESTALNIDAWLKEWGIDKTLEARSGIENIQSEIYPSPREIFMFKRSKGKFGGNLGKTTGWIHRSTLKKKNVQFINEVQYTKIDDEGLHYTQNEEQKILEVDTVVICAGQLPFKELLEPLQASGIKVHVIGGADVAAELDAKRAINQACRLAAEI; encoded by the coding sequence ATGACCAAGTACAAACATATTTTTGAGCCTTTAGATTTAGGATTTACCACCTTAAAGAATCGGATTTTAATGGGTTCTATGCACACCGGATTAGAAGAGGAAAAAAATGGAATAGAGAAAATAGCAGCGTACTACGCCGAACGGGCAAAAGGCGGAGTCGGGTTAATAGTAACCGGTGGTATAGCGCCCAATGTGCAGGGTTGGACAGGTCCTTTCTCTGCACGTATGAGTTCTAAAAAGCATGCTAAACATCATAAGGTCATTACTGATGCCGTACATAAAGAAGGTGGTAAAATTTGTATGCAAATACTGCATGCAGGCAGGTATGGGTATCATCCTTTTGCTGTGGCACCATCCGCTATAAAGTCCCCCATCTCCCCTTTTAAACCTTTTAAGCTCAATAAATCCGGTATTAATCGCACCATTCGTGATTTTGTAAATTCGGCTAAACTTTCAAAACTAGCGGGTTATGATGGCGTAGAAATTATGGGTTCTGAAGGTTATTTAATAAATCAATTCATTGCTGAAAGAACTAATAAACGTACCGATAATTATGGTGGCAGCTATGAAAATCGAATGCGTTTACCAATTGAATTAGTGAAGCAAACACGTGAAGCCGTTGGTCAAGATTTTATTATTATCTATCGCTTATCAATGCTAGATTTGGTAGAAAAAGGAAGCACTTGGCAAGAAGTGGTTGCCCTAGGTAAAGAAATAGAAAAAGCGGGAGCTACAATAATAAATACAGGAATTGGCTGGCATGAAGCCCGTATACCAACTATTGCAACATCGGTACCTAGAGCGGCATTTACTTGGGTGACCAAAAAGATGAAAGAAGAATTATCTATTCCGTTAGTTACGTCTAATAGAATAAATATGCCCGAAACTGCTGAGCAAGTTTTAGCAGAAGGTCATGCAGATATGATTTCAATGGCGCGACCTTTTTTAGCAGATCCAGAGTGGGTCAACAAAGCTAAAGCGAATAAGTCAGATGAGATAAACACCTGTATTGGTTGCAACCAAGCATGTTTAGACCATGTTTTTCAACGAAAAGTTGCTAGTTGCTTAGTAAACCCAAGAGCTTGTCATGAGACAGTTCTTAATTATAACCCAACAGAAACAAAGAAAAGAATAGCCGTTGTTGGTGCAGGACCGGCAGGATTGGCAGCATCTACAATAGCAGCACAACGTGGGCATGATGTTACACTTTTTGATGGCGAAAAAGAAATAGGCGGACAATTTAACCTGGCAAAGCAAATACCGGGTAAAGAAGAATTTTACGAGACCATTCGCTATTTTAATAAACAACTAGAGCTGCATAATGTAACTGTAAAATTGAATACCAGAGTTAGTGCAGAAGACTTGAAAAATGGCAATTTTGATGAAGTTATTGTAGCGACCGGAATAAAACCAAGAACTCCTAAAATTGAGGGTGTTGACCACCCCAAAGTCCTAAACTATATAGATGTATTAAAATTGAAAAAACCGGTAGGCAAGCGTGTTGCCGTTATTGGTGCAGGCGGAATCGGTTTTGACGTTTCTGAATATTTAGCCCATGAAGGGGAAAGTACAGCCTTAAATATCGATGCTTGGCTTAAAGAATGGGGAATTGATAAGACCTTAGAGGCTCGTAGTGGTATTGAGAACATACAGTCAGAAATATACCCATCACCAAGAGAAATTTTTATGTTTAAGCGTAGCAAAGGTAAGTTTGGTGGCAATCTTGGTAAAACCACAGGCTGGATACATCGTTCTACGTTGAAAAAGAAAAATGTACAATTTATTAATGAAGTGCAGTATACTAAGATTGATGATGAAGGTTTGCATTATACCCAAAATGAAGAGCAAAAAATACTAGAAGTAGATACAGTTGTTATCTGTGCAGGACAGTTACCATTTAAAGAACTTTTAGAACCATTGCAGGCAAGCGGTATAAAAGTACATGTAATAGGTGGTGCCGATGTTGCTGCAGAATTAGATGCTAAACGTGCAATAAATCAGGCGTGTAGATTAGCTGCCGAAATTTAA
- a CDS encoding TonB-dependent receptor plug domain-containing protein, producing the protein MYKHKRTLLQFLVLSWCCILSPCISFSQNGPTLKLVDFLDELKATYNVDFIYNHTLLDQVVLPSSSHDCESLENCLANINEEAPVKFVQDGINSYMVVPIRNDISFSVIDAENSEVIPNITIQINKGEERFLYPINSRYTIKNIFALDSVHIRASFYSKLDIIASALDALKTPVRLEHAMIHLNEVQITDYLTRGVNAKISDNTFHIDMRSLGLLAGETDGDVFNVVKNIPGVHTPSGKPGSLNFRGSTFDQSLIEIDDIPIYHNGHFYGAIAPYNPTIVNEIEIQRNTLSAKWGGRVGGLIHITTSNTVPDSTAYNVQANTVYAGATAKIPIVKDKLALYVAGRSNYPSINSPKLTAFSILNFQGSRLEDVADKVNSENFKVGFYDINSKLVYDINENHKATISYINIQNILSATLEDSEDKDNKDFRDLSLNNWGMNMKWEGTLSEKLKVQARISKSILYIDNKSEGFLASERSSFEKYANTIDDTRLITEVQLQLNENTELETGYSLTDYSLRFDERNDENSVNNRRDQDALTHSAFLSINKNWNDNITASFGMHTDYYEPNKRFYADPRISVNVRTSDAFYLKTSVGRSHQFIQKKIRDDFDDFNNQTQFWYLPDQTTSVLEGYQTMLGALYNKSGWLIDFELYSKNTNNVTLQTNTSNLQKGKLKSMGADLFVKKRWNNFETLFSYSLSEVNTDFNETLPIFFDQRHILHVTALWHLDPFNLAVTWGYFTGMPVIVPNFDSSSSISQSDLDIGYTDRFPSMHQLDVSATYEFTNAKKGWKGIVGLSFVNLYDQDNIVNIFQNEPPVDDPYRKTIGFAPNLQLSIQF; encoded by the coding sequence ATGTATAAGCATAAGAGAACATTACTTCAGTTTCTTGTTCTTAGTTGGTGTTGTATTTTATCTCCTTGTATATCATTTTCTCAAAACGGTCCTACTTTAAAATTAGTAGATTTTTTAGATGAATTAAAAGCCACTTACAATGTAGATTTTATCTATAACCATACCCTTTTAGATCAAGTTGTACTGCCCTCCTCTTCACATGATTGTGAATCGTTAGAAAATTGTTTAGCGAATATAAATGAAGAGGCTCCTGTCAAATTTGTTCAAGACGGAATCAACTCATATATGGTTGTGCCTATAAGAAATGATATTTCATTTAGTGTTATAGATGCAGAAAATAGTGAGGTCATTCCTAATATAACCATTCAAATTAATAAGGGAGAAGAGCGTTTTTTGTATCCTATTAATTCAAGGTATACAATCAAGAATATATTCGCATTAGATTCGGTTCATATACGTGCTTCCTTTTATTCCAAATTAGATATAATAGCTTCTGCGTTGGATGCATTAAAAACACCTGTGCGCTTAGAACATGCTATGATTCATTTGAATGAAGTTCAAATTACCGATTATTTGACAAGAGGTGTTAACGCTAAGATCAGTGATAATACCTTTCATATAGATATGCGGTCATTGGGTTTACTAGCAGGGGAAACTGATGGTGATGTTTTTAATGTAGTTAAAAATATACCGGGAGTACATACGCCAAGTGGTAAACCAGGAAGTTTAAATTTTAGAGGAAGTACATTTGATCAATCACTTATTGAAATTGACGATATCCCCATTTACCATAACGGGCATTTTTATGGCGCTATAGCACCCTATAATCCTACAATAGTTAACGAAATTGAAATTCAAAGAAATACCCTTTCTGCAAAATGGGGAGGTCGTGTTGGGGGGCTAATACATATTACCACAAGCAATACTGTACCGGACTCTACAGCATATAACGTTCAAGCAAATACTGTATATGCCGGTGCTACGGCAAAAATTCCTATTGTAAAAGATAAGCTTGCCTTATATGTAGCCGGTAGGTCTAATTACCCAAGTATTAATTCTCCAAAACTTACCGCCTTTTCTATTCTAAATTTTCAAGGTAGTCGTTTAGAAGATGTTGCGGATAAGGTCAATAGCGAAAATTTTAAAGTTGGATTCTATGATATTAATTCAAAATTGGTTTATGATATCAATGAGAACCATAAAGCCACGATCAGCTACATAAATATTCAAAATATTTTATCGGCAACCTTAGAAGATTCTGAGGATAAGGACAATAAAGATTTCAGGGATTTATCGTTGAATAACTGGGGAATGAATATGAAATGGGAAGGCACTTTGTCAGAGAAACTCAAAGTCCAAGCACGAATCAGTAAATCTATATTATACATCGATAACAAAAGTGAAGGCTTTTTAGCATCTGAACGTTCAAGTTTTGAAAAATACGCTAACACCATTGATGATACACGCCTTATAACAGAAGTTCAATTGCAGCTTAACGAAAATACCGAATTAGAAACTGGATATAGCTTAACTGATTATAGTTTAAGGTTTGATGAGCGTAATGATGAGAATAGTGTAAACAATCGTAGAGATCAAGATGCATTAACGCATAGTGCTTTCTTATCGATCAATAAAAATTGGAACGATAATATAACGGCTAGTTTTGGTATGCATACCGATTATTACGAACCTAATAAAAGGTTTTATGCAGACCCAAGAATTTCAGTTAATGTTAGGACAAGTGATGCCTTTTATTTGAAGACTTCGGTAGGTCGATCTCATCAATTTATTCAAAAAAAGATTCGAGACGATTTTGATGATTTTAATAATCAGACTCAGTTTTGGTATCTTCCTGATCAAACTACTTCGGTACTTGAGGGCTACCAGACTATGTTAGGTGCCTTATACAACAAATCTGGTTGGTTAATAGATTTTGAATTGTATAGTAAAAATACCAACAATGTAACTTTACAAACCAATACCAGCAACCTACAGAAAGGCAAGTTGAAAAGTATGGGTGCAGATTTGTTCGTAAAAAAGAGATGGAACAATTTTGAAACCTTGTTTAGTTATTCGTTAAGTGAAGTAAATACGGACTTTAATGAAACCTTGCCGATATTTTTTGACCAACGTCATATTTTACATGTTACAGCTTTATGGCATTTAGATCCTTTTAATTTGGCGGTAACTTGGGGCTATTTTACCGGTATGCCTGTAATAGTACCGAATTTCGATAGTAGTAGCTCAATTTCACAAAGCGATTTGGATATTGGCTATACCGATCGTTTTCCTAGTATGCATCAATTAGACGTATCAGCAACATATGAATTCACAAATGCTAAAAAAGGTTGGAAGGGCATTGTGGGGTTGTCATTTGTGAATCTTTATGACCAAGATAATATTGTAAACATATTTCAGAATGAGCCACCGGTAGATGACCCCTACCGTAAAACTATAGGCTTCGCTCCTAACCTACAACTTAGCATACAGTTTTAA
- a CDS encoding vanadium-dependent haloperoxidase — protein sequence MRNNQLRWLIIILAVILVQACAKDELDVLELSDAEVEDLNTVEQDSLTARRQNNRNNGLNPSEETVQLISDWNDLWLVLDRYTNGLRPNTTARALAYIHLAGYETAVADMDGYGSTRNQLQGFNLDQDDRPANVDRNLALNTCYALVFDHFMFSVSNNAKSGIATLENEMAEELSENLSQEEIEDSEEWGALVAEMVIAYSQTDNAAETQQLDPNPASYVAPVGVGLWAASEGESAWFPYWNQVRTFVISPEQTSSTPPPFDHNENRNSGYYEQMDEVEISATTARLSDNEDLWISEFWSDDVEGLMMSPPGRQFSIANQLIEQEDLDFEETLELLLKLGFAMNDAAVSAWDDKYTYNTERPSRYILEYINDDFQTNLARFISSPNPAFPAYPSGHATFAAVASGVFIDIFGGDAINFTDRTHAGRSEFRSDSRSFNSFSEMAEENGYSRIPLGVHIQADSDEGARLGYEISAAINSFNLSPNF from the coding sequence ATGCGAAATAATCAATTAAGATGGTTAATAATAATTCTAGCGGTGATTTTAGTACAAGCTTGTGCCAAAGATGAACTTGATGTGCTTGAACTAAGCGATGCTGAAGTAGAAGATCTTAATACGGTAGAACAAGATTCGTTGACTGCTAGAAGACAGAACAATAGAAACAACGGTTTAAATCCTTCAGAAGAGACAGTACAGCTTATATCGGATTGGAACGATCTGTGGTTAGTATTAGATCGTTACACCAACGGATTAAGACCTAACACTACGGCAAGAGCACTTGCTTATATTCATTTAGCTGGTTATGAAACAGCAGTAGCTGATATGGATGGTTACGGATCTACTAGAAATCAATTACAAGGTTTTAATCTAGACCAAGATGATAGACCTGCCAATGTAGATAGAAATTTAGCACTAAACACTTGTTATGCTTTGGTGTTCGATCATTTTATGTTCAGTGTATCCAACAATGCTAAATCTGGTATTGCCACTTTGGAAAATGAAATGGCAGAAGAATTATCCGAAAATTTATCTCAAGAAGAAATAGAAGATTCTGAAGAGTGGGGAGCATTGGTAGCGGAAATGGTCATTGCATATAGTCAAACGGACAATGCTGCGGAAACACAACAATTAGATCCTAATCCTGCCTCATACGTGGCACCTGTAGGAGTTGGTTTATGGGCTGCCTCTGAAGGTGAAAGTGCATGGTTTCCTTATTGGAATCAAGTTAGAACTTTTGTGATTTCTCCTGAACAAACCTCTAGTACTCCCCCGCCTTTTGATCATAATGAAAATAGAAATAGTGGTTATTATGAACAAATGGACGAAGTGGAGATCTCTGCTACAACTGCAAGATTATCGGATAATGAAGATTTATGGATTTCAGAATTCTGGTCAGATGATGTAGAAGGGTTGATGATGAGTCCGCCTGGACGTCAGTTTTCAATAGCAAATCAGCTTATTGAGCAAGAAGATTTAGATTTTGAAGAAACTTTAGAGCTATTATTAAAATTGGGTTTCGCCATGAACGATGCAGCAGTTTCGGCTTGGGATGATAAATATACTTACAACACGGAGCGTCCAAGTAGATATATTTTAGAATATATAAATGATGATTTTCAAACGAATTTAGCACGGTTTATTTCATCTCCAAATCCTGCATTTCCAGCCTACCCTTCAGGTCATGCAACCTTTGCAGCTGTTGCATCTGGAGTATTTATAGACATATTTGGTGGTGATGCAATTAATTTCACGGACAGAACCCACGCAGGTCGATCAGAATTTAGAAGCGACTCTAGAAGCTTCAATTCTTTTTCTGAAATGGCAGAAGAAAACGGATATTCTAGAATACCATTGGGAGTTCATATACAAGCAGATAGCGATGAAGGTGCTCGTTTAGGGTATGAAATTTCAGCAGCTATAAACAGTTTCAATCTTTCCCCAAATTTTTAA